A single region of the Nocardioides aquaticus genome encodes:
- a CDS encoding type II secretion system F family protein: MTATSFGPGLAVVAALATSLAVLLLSPGGHAPGVPGREEAPGRAGTPPAARRGHGGDGDRRDDRGPLLRHRAVLALLAGSGVVAVLGGATGVALGAAAGAGCWWAAGRVEPAGARARREEVRRRAPHVVALFAAALRAGAAPASALLLVADALPGPATDPVRAVASRLALGADPAGAWRGLLAEPGLEAWGRAMARAHESGASVVDVVERLADDLADTARVEVEDRARTVGVRAALPLGLCLLPAFLLVGIVPLVAGLLSSLW, translated from the coding sequence GTGACTGCGACCTCGTTCGGCCCGGGACTGGCCGTCGTCGCCGCGCTGGCGACCTCGCTCGCCGTGCTGCTGCTGTCCCCGGGTGGCCACGCGCCTGGCGTGCCCGGTCGGGAGGAGGCGCCGGGCCGGGCCGGGACCCCTCCCGCCGCCAGGCGCGGCCACGGGGGCGACGGCGACCGGCGGGACGACCGTGGCCCGTTGCTGCGGCACCGGGCGGTCCTGGCGCTGCTGGCCGGCAGCGGCGTCGTCGCCGTCCTGGGCGGTGCCACCGGCGTGGCGCTGGGTGCCGCCGCCGGCGCGGGCTGCTGGTGGGCCGCCGGGCGGGTCGAGCCGGCCGGTGCCCGTGCCCGGCGCGAGGAGGTCCGCCGTCGGGCGCCCCACGTCGTGGCGCTCTTCGCCGCGGCGCTGCGCGCCGGGGCCGCCCCGGCCTCCGCGCTGCTGCTCGTGGCCGACGCCCTGCCCGGCCCGGCGACCGACCCCGTCCGCGCCGTGGCCTCGCGGCTGGCGCTCGGCGCCGACCCCGCCGGCGCGTGGCGCGGGCTCCTGGCCGAGCCAGGGCTCGAGGCGTGGGGACGGGCGATGGCGCGGGCGCACGAGAGCGGCGCGTCGGTCGTCGACGTCGTGGAGCGTCTCGCCGACGACCTGGCCGACACGGCCCGGGTCGAGGTCGAGGACCGGGCGCGCACGGTCGGCGTGCGCGCCGCCCTCCCGCTCGGGCTCTGCCTGCTCCCGGCGTTCCTGCTGGTCGGGATCGTGCCCCTCGTCGCCGGGCTGCTCAGCTCGCTGTGGTGA
- a CDS encoding HAD family hydrolase: MADPTPPPAPTTPPAPTAAFFDLDKTIIAKSSTLAFSKPFQAGGLISRRAVLRSAYSQFVYLVGGADHDQMEKMRAFMSQLCAGWDVATVREIVAETLHHVVDPLVYDEAVSLIEEHHRAGRDVVIVSTSGSEVVEPIGAMLGADHVVATRLEVVEGRYTGEISYYAYAEEKARAITALAVEHGYDLDRSFGYSDSVTDVPMLEAVGHPHAVNPDRDLRRTAAARGWPVLNFSRPVTLRSRLHLPSTRPTLAALAVGGAVAVGGVVWAGARRRQVS; this comes from the coding sequence ATGGCCGACCCGACGCCCCCGCCGGCGCCGACCACCCCGCCCGCGCCCACCGCGGCCTTCTTCGACCTCGACAAGACGATCATCGCCAAGTCGAGCACCCTGGCCTTCTCCAAGCCCTTCCAGGCCGGTGGGCTCATCTCGCGGCGCGCGGTGCTGCGCTCGGCGTACTCGCAGTTCGTCTACCTCGTGGGCGGTGCCGACCACGACCAGATGGAGAAGATGCGCGCCTTCATGTCGCAGCTGTGCGCCGGCTGGGACGTCGCGACGGTGCGCGAGATCGTCGCCGAGACCCTGCACCACGTGGTCGACCCCCTCGTCTACGACGAGGCCGTCTCGCTGATCGAGGAGCACCACCGGGCCGGGCGGGACGTCGTCATCGTGTCGACCTCGGGCTCCGAGGTGGTCGAGCCGATCGGCGCCATGCTCGGCGCCGACCACGTCGTGGCCACCCGGTTGGAGGTCGTCGAGGGCCGCTACACCGGGGAGATCTCGTACTACGCCTACGCCGAGGAGAAGGCCCGCGCGATCACCGCGCTGGCCGTCGAGCACGGCTACGACCTCGACCGGAGCTTCGGCTACAGCGACTCGGTCACCGACGTCCCCATGCTCGAGGCGGTGGGCCACCCGCACGCGGTCAACCCCGACCGGGACCTGCGCCGGACGGCGGCGGCCCGGGGCTGGCCGGTGCTGAACTTCAGCCGGCCGGTCACCCTGCGCTCCCGGCTGCACCTGCCCTCGACCCGGCCGACGCTGGCGGCGCTCGCCGTGGGCGGCGCGGTCGCGGTGGGCGGCGTCGTGTGGGCCGGGGCCCGTCGTCGCCAGGTGTCGTGA
- a CDS encoding sirohydrochlorin chelatase translates to MTDHAPSRPATGPGTAPAGDVVTVAHGTRTPAGNEVALTLAATLAGRSGRRVTGAFVELADPLVTDVLAGLAEPAVVVPLLLTTGMHVRQDVPRAGAGARVPVRVGRSLGPHARLATAQVDRLREAGAEPGCPVVLVAAGSSDPLAQRDLARAAELLGRAWGGPARLAVMSGIGPRVDEVVRPGDAVSPYLLAPGFFARKVAEQARAAGATVVADVLGAHPEVVALVGQRAGALEAARRWPAPESQRKSMSSVPVSSSVGGSTAS, encoded by the coding sequence GTGACCGACCACGCCCCGTCCCGCCCCGCGACGGGTCCGGGGACCGCCCCGGCCGGGGACGTCGTGACGGTCGCGCACGGCACCCGTACGCCGGCCGGCAACGAGGTCGCCCTGACCCTCGCGGCGACGCTGGCCGGACGCTCCGGGCGCCGGGTGACCGGGGCGTTCGTGGAGCTCGCGGACCCCCTGGTCACGGATGTGCTGGCCGGGCTCGCGGAGCCGGCGGTCGTCGTGCCGCTGCTGCTCACGACCGGGATGCACGTGCGCCAGGACGTCCCGCGCGCCGGTGCCGGCGCCCGGGTGCCGGTCCGGGTCGGCCGCTCGCTGGGCCCGCACGCCCGGCTGGCCACCGCCCAGGTCGACCGGCTCCGGGAGGCCGGCGCCGAGCCCGGCTGCCCCGTGGTGCTGGTCGCTGCCGGCTCCAGCGACCCGCTCGCCCAGCGCGACCTCGCGCGCGCCGCCGAGCTGCTCGGCCGCGCCTGGGGAGGCCCGGCGCGGTTGGCGGTGATGTCGGGGATCGGGCCCCGCGTGGACGAGGTCGTCCGCCCCGGCGACGCCGTCTCGCCCTACCTCCTGGCCCCGGGCTTCTTCGCCCGGAAGGTCGCCGAGCAGGCCCGGGCCGCCGGCGCGACGGTCGTCGCCGACGTGCTCGGGGCCCACCCCGAGGTCGTCGCCCTGGTGGGTCAGCGTGCGGGCGCGCTCGAGGCGGCCCGTCGCTGGCCGGCGCCGGAGAGTCAGCGGAAGTCGATGAGCAGCGTGCCGGTGTCGTCGTCGGTCGGCGGGTCCACCGCGTCCTGA
- a CDS encoding cation acetate symporter, giving the protein MRLESLPGAVAVVLVAVATLVIGTWGLRLSRTTSDFLVASRTVGPGMNASAIAGEYLSAASFLGVAGLVLTFGADMAWYPIGWTAGYLVLLVLVAAPLRRSGAYTLPDFAEARLGSRGARSACSLLVVTIGWLYLLPQFQGAGITLAAALGAPRWVGPVTVGAVVLVSVGTGGMRSITLVQAVQYWLKLTALLVPVAVLLVVWFGDGSPGAGGEAAGGGSWSLPLAEGGGQGLYSTYSLIVATFLGTMGLPHVVVRFYTNPDGRAARRTTLVVLGLLGAFYVLPPVYAALGRVYGAAPARADSLVLDLPRLMVPGLGGELLTGLVTAGAYAAFLSTSSGLTIAVAGVLTQDVTARARVGGLRLPDAAAFRLAVVAAVAVPLATALALPDLGVARAVGLAFAVAASTFCPLLVLGIWWTGLTAPGAVAGLVTGGLGSAAAVAWTLVDGTSPGPVTTDWTATLLGQPAAWSVPLAFATMVLVSLATRSRRPAHARRFLVRLHTPEALEVDRG; this is encoded by the coding sequence GTGAGGCTGGAGTCCCTGCCCGGCGCCGTGGCCGTCGTCCTGGTCGCCGTGGCCACGCTGGTCATCGGCACCTGGGGGCTGCGGCTCTCGCGCACCACCAGCGACTTCCTCGTGGCGTCCCGGACGGTCGGGCCCGGGATGAACGCCTCGGCGATCGCCGGCGAGTACCTCTCCGCCGCCTCGTTCCTGGGCGTGGCCGGCCTGGTGCTCACCTTCGGCGCCGACATGGCGTGGTACCCGATCGGCTGGACCGCGGGCTACCTCGTCCTGCTGGTGCTGGTGGCTGCGCCCCTGCGGCGCTCGGGCGCCTACACGCTGCCGGACTTCGCCGAGGCGAGGCTCGGCTCGCGCGGGGCCCGGTCCGCGTGCTCGCTGCTGGTGGTGACGATCGGCTGGCTCTACCTGCTGCCCCAGTTCCAGGGCGCGGGGATCACCCTGGCCGCCGCCCTCGGCGCCCCCCGGTGGGTGGGCCCGGTGACGGTGGGCGCGGTGGTGCTGGTCAGCGTGGGGACGGGCGGGATGCGCAGCATCACGCTGGTCCAGGCGGTGCAGTACTGGCTCAAGCTCACCGCGCTGCTGGTCCCGGTGGCCGTGCTGCTCGTGGTCTGGTTCGGGGACGGCAGCCCAGGGGCCGGGGGCGAGGCCGCCGGCGGCGGGAGCTGGTCGCTGCCGCTGGCCGAGGGCGGGGGCCAGGGGCTGTACTCGACCTACTCGCTGATCGTCGCCACGTTCCTGGGCACGATGGGCCTGCCGCACGTGGTCGTCCGCTTCTACACCAACCCCGACGGCCGGGCCGCGCGTCGTACGACGCTCGTGGTGCTCGGCCTGCTGGGAGCCTTCTACGTCCTGCCGCCGGTGTACGCCGCGCTCGGCCGGGTCTACGGCGCGGCACCGGCGCGGGCGGACTCCTTGGTGCTCGACCTGCCGCGGCTGATGGTGCCGGGGCTCGGGGGCGAGCTGCTGACGGGGCTGGTGACGGCCGGGGCGTACGCGGCCTTCCTGTCGACCTCCTCGGGCCTGACCATCGCGGTGGCCGGCGTCCTGACCCAGGACGTGACGGCGCGGGCCCGGGTCGGCGGGCTCCGGCTGCCGGACGCCGCGGCATTCCGGCTGGCCGTCGTCGCGGCGGTCGCGGTGCCGCTGGCCACGGCCCTGGCCCTGCCGGACCTCGGCGTCGCCCGGGCGGTCGGGCTGGCCTTCGCGGTCGCGGCGTCCACCTTCTGCCCGCTGCTGGTGCTGGGGATCTGGTGGACCGGCCTCACCGCGCCCGGGGCGGTGGCCGGCCTGGTCACCGGCGGCCTCGGCTCGGCCGCCGCGGTGGCGTGGACCCTGGTCGACGGCACCTCCCCCGGCCCGGTGACCACCGACTGGACCGCCACCCTGCTGGGCCAGCCCGCGGCCTGGAGCGTGCCGCTGGCGTTCGCGACGATGGTGCTGGTCAGCCTGGCGACGCGGAGCCGCCGCCCGGCCCACGCGCGCCGGTTCCTGGTCCGGCTGCACACGCCCGAGGCGCTCGAGGTCGACCGGGGCTGA
- the ssd gene encoding septum site-determining protein Ssd, translating into MDADDHDPSRPPVLVLTRDAGLREHLLRLAAAAGSAVAAPAEPGAALRGWAGAGLVLVGTDAAPELVSLSPARRAAVHLVTWPPVPDDAYRDALALGAEDVLDLPRCDAWVGDLVADAAEPPGGADPPTGHGAAGAPGRAGVGAADGPGVVVGVVGGSGGAGVTTLVAALGQVGSGRGRTLLVDLDPHGPGLDRVVGLDDRPGVGWDDLDRSAGRLGARALREAVPRQGDLGVLTWRDGARTDVPPPGAVGAVLDAARRGHRLVVVDLARQVATGGDVLARLDRLLVVARPGLAPAASAVRLVDALSGRAAPLLVVRGDPVAAGRLERATGVPLLLSMSDQRGLAESVDLGLGPVRHRRGALGRAAAEVLALLAVRGPSGLVA; encoded by the coding sequence ATGGACGCCGACGACCACGACCCCTCCCGCCCGCCCGTGCTGGTGCTGACCCGCGACGCGGGGCTGCGCGAGCACCTGCTGCGCCTGGCCGCCGCCGCGGGGTCGGCGGTGGCGGCCCCGGCGGAGCCGGGCGCCGCCCTGCGCGGGTGGGCGGGCGCCGGGCTGGTGCTGGTCGGCACCGACGCGGCGCCCGAGCTGGTGTCGTTGAGCCCGGCACGGCGCGCGGCCGTGCACCTGGTCACCTGGCCGCCGGTGCCGGACGACGCCTACCGCGACGCCCTCGCCCTCGGGGCCGAGGACGTCCTCGACCTGCCGCGCTGCGACGCCTGGGTCGGCGACCTGGTCGCCGACGCGGCCGAGCCGCCCGGCGGCGCCGACCCCCCGACCGGGCACGGCGCGGCGGGCGCGCCCGGTCGGGCCGGGGTGGGTGCCGCGGACGGCCCCGGCGTGGTCGTCGGGGTGGTGGGCGGCAGCGGTGGTGCGGGGGTGACGACGCTGGTGGCCGCGCTCGGCCAGGTCGGCTCGGGCCGGGGCCGCACGCTGCTGGTCGACCTCGACCCGCACGGCCCCGGCCTGGACCGGGTGGTCGGCCTGGACGACCGGCCCGGGGTCGGCTGGGACGACCTGGACCGGAGCGCGGGTCGGCTCGGGGCCCGCGCCCTGCGGGAGGCGGTACCCCGGCAGGGCGACCTCGGGGTGCTCACCTGGCGGGACGGAGCCCGTACGGACGTGCCGCCGCCCGGCGCCGTCGGCGCCGTCCTCGACGCCGCCCGGCGGGGCCACCGGCTGGTCGTGGTCGACCTCGCCCGGCAGGTCGCGACGGGGGGTGACGTGCTGGCGCGCCTGGACCGGTTGCTGGTGGTGGCCCGACCGGGCCTGGCGCCCGCCGCCTCGGCGGTCCGGCTGGTCGACGCCCTCAGCGGTCGGGCTGCGCCGCTGCTGGTGGTCCGGGGGGACCCCGTGGCCGCCGGGCGGTTGGAACGGGCCACCGGGGTGCCGCTGCTGCTGAGCATGTCCGACCAGCGGGGCCTGGCCGAGTCCGTCGACCTGGGCCTGGGACCGGTGCGGCACCGCCGCGGCGCGCTGGGTCGGGCCGCCGCGGAGGTGCTGGCGCTGCTGGCCGTCCGTGGGCCGTCCGGGCTGGTGGCGTGA
- a CDS encoding type II secretion system F family protein has protein sequence MSTTAPLVAAVLLAAAAVAVLVLVPGPAGGVAAPRDRSDTGVRSGRPAAVAAVAVATAGAGAVGSGALAPRRLALLLVLLGVALAAARLAAGRRRRREAAATRGRVLEACEELRAELVAGRTTGHALARAAAEWAPLGPVAETDRLGGDVPAALRAAARRPGAEDLVPVAAAWHVAHRTGSGLADALGRVAEDLVAQRSLRRVVEGELASARATARLVAGLPLLSLLMGTGAGGDPWGFLLDSPAGLACLALGAALGALGLAWIEAIAAGVERTGP, from the coding sequence GTGAGCACCACCGCGCCGCTGGTGGCGGCCGTGCTGCTCGCGGCCGCTGCGGTGGCGGTGCTGGTGCTGGTGCCGGGCCCGGCGGGCGGTGTCGCGGCACCTCGTGACCGGTCGGACACGGGTGTGCGGTCCGGCCGGCCGGCGGCCGTCGCTGCGGTGGCGGTCGCCACGGCCGGGGCCGGGGCGGTCGGGTCGGGCGCCCTGGCGCCACGTCGTCTGGCGCTCCTGCTGGTCCTGCTCGGGGTGGCGCTGGCCGCGGCACGCCTGGCGGCGGGCCGGCGGCGACGTCGGGAGGCGGCGGCGACGCGGGGGCGGGTCCTGGAGGCGTGCGAGGAGCTGCGGGCCGAGCTCGTCGCGGGGCGCACCACCGGTCACGCCCTGGCCCGCGCCGCCGCCGAGTGGGCGCCGCTCGGGCCGGTGGCCGAGACCGACCGGCTCGGCGGGGACGTGCCCGCCGCGCTGAGGGCCGCCGCGCGGCGACCTGGTGCCGAGGACCTCGTGCCGGTGGCCGCGGCCTGGCACGTCGCCCACCGCACCGGCTCCGGTCTGGCCGACGCCCTCGGCCGGGTGGCCGAGGACCTGGTCGCGCAGCGGTCGCTGCGCCGCGTGGTGGAGGGCGAGCTGGCCTCGGCCCGGGCGACGGCCAGGCTCGTGGCCGGTCTGCCGCTGCTCTCCCTGCTGATGGGGACCGGGGCCGGGGGCGACCCCTGGGGCTTCCTGCTCGACTCCCCGGCCGGGTTGGCCTGCCTGGCCCTCGGAGCCGCGCTGGGTGCGCTCGGACTGGCCTGGATCGAGGCCATCGCCGCCGGGGTGGAGCGGACCGGTCCGTGA
- a CDS encoding oxidoreductase has product MPVPPAAPAADPLAWLASAEGVPSAFASARDGIDVMLRDRGLRRTSPETTAESLLRGAHASAVLAGSGSTLAEVRDGEGDAAAGDAVRVATELLGLAPTLRTAPLQALARLHTLAATASQPADRRGRPRDGDGARRLRGVADLLTTPTSAPALLVAAVVHAELATAACFGSHDGLVARAVERLVAVARGVDEKSLVVPEAGHLALRAEYESNLRGYAEGGRAGVHAWALYAAEAWVAGAEASPLRREAL; this is encoded by the coding sequence GTGCCAGTCCCGCCCGCAGCGCCCGCCGCCGACCCTCTCGCCTGGCTGGCCTCCGCCGAGGGCGTGCCGAGCGCCTTCGCCTCCGCCCGGGACGGCATCGACGTCATGCTCCGCGACCGTGGCCTGCGCCGGACCAGCCCGGAGACCACCGCCGAGTCGCTGCTGCGCGGTGCGCACGCGAGCGCCGTGCTCGCCGGGTCCGGCTCCACCCTGGCCGAGGTCCGCGACGGCGAGGGCGACGCCGCCGCCGGCGACGCGGTCCGGGTGGCCACCGAGCTGCTCGGACTCGCCCCCACCCTGCGTACGGCGCCCCTGCAGGCGCTGGCCCGTCTCCACACGCTGGCCGCGACCGCCTCGCAGCCCGCCGACCGGCGCGGTCGCCCCCGTGACGGCGACGGCGCGCGCCGGCTGCGCGGGGTGGCCGACCTGCTGACCACGCCGACGTCGGCCCCGGCGCTGCTCGTGGCCGCCGTGGTGCACGCCGAGCTGGCCACCGCGGCCTGCTTCGGCAGCCACGACGGCCTGGTGGCCCGCGCCGTCGAGCGGCTGGTCGCCGTGGCCCGCGGGGTGGACGAGAAGTCGCTGGTGGTCCCGGAGGCCGGTCACCTGGCCCTGCGCGCGGAGTACGAGTCGAACCTGCGCGGGTACGCCGAGGGCGGCCGCGCCGGCGTGCACGCCTGGGCGCTGTACGCCGCGGAGGCCTGGGTGGCCGGGGCCGAGGCGAGCCCGCTGCGTCGCGAGGCGCTGTAG
- a CDS encoding TadA family conjugal transfer-associated ATPase → MAGLVGVASGGASWAAEVERVRDLLAGEPGELTPHRVAAALRATGGPVGDATVLAVFEDLRRDVVGAGPLEPLLRLDGVTDVLVNGCEPVRVDRGRGLETTDVVLPDEAAVRRLAQRLAALGGRRLDDATPYVDVRLPDGTRCHAVLAPLARPGSAISLRLPRREAPDLAGLVALGMMDAEVASLLRDVVARRLAFLVTGGTGTGKTTLLAAMLGEVDPAERLVVVEDSSELRPRHPHVVGLEARLANAEGAGAVDLRTLVRQSLRMRPDRVVVGEVRGGEVVELMAALNTGHEGGCGTLHANTATSVPARVEALALAAGLGREAAHSQLASALDVVVHLSRGGDGRRRVAEMALVGRDATGMVECRCALRVGPDGVLARGVAARELLDLLDGVPAGA, encoded by the coding sequence GTGGCCGGGCTCGTCGGGGTCGCCTCCGGGGGTGCGTCGTGGGCGGCGGAGGTCGAGCGGGTGCGCGACCTGCTGGCCGGGGAGCCCGGGGAGCTGACCCCCCACCGCGTCGCGGCGGCCCTCCGGGCGACCGGCGGCCCGGTCGGCGACGCCACGGTGCTCGCGGTGTTCGAGGACCTCCGTCGCGACGTCGTCGGGGCGGGCCCCCTGGAGCCGCTGCTGCGCCTCGACGGCGTCACCGACGTCCTGGTCAACGGGTGCGAGCCGGTCCGGGTGGACCGTGGCCGGGGCCTGGAGACGACCGACGTGGTGCTGCCCGACGAGGCGGCCGTCCGGCGCCTGGCGCAGCGCCTGGCCGCCCTCGGGGGCCGCCGTCTCGACGACGCCACGCCGTACGTCGACGTCCGGCTGCCCGACGGCACCCGCTGCCACGCGGTGCTGGCACCGCTGGCGCGGCCCGGCTCGGCGATCTCGTTGCGGCTGCCGCGGCGCGAGGCGCCGGACCTGGCCGGACTGGTGGCGCTGGGGATGATGGACGCCGAGGTGGCCTCGCTGCTGCGCGACGTGGTGGCGCGGCGCCTGGCCTTCCTGGTCACCGGGGGGACCGGCACGGGCAAGACCACGCTGCTCGCGGCGATGCTGGGCGAGGTGGACCCGGCCGAGCGGCTCGTGGTGGTGGAGGACTCCTCGGAGCTGCGGCCCCGCCACCCGCACGTCGTCGGTCTCGAGGCCCGGCTGGCCAACGCCGAGGGGGCCGGTGCGGTCGACCTGCGCACCCTGGTGCGGCAGTCGCTGCGGATGCGACCCGACCGGGTCGTGGTCGGCGAGGTGCGGGGCGGTGAGGTGGTGGAGCTGATGGCGGCGCTGAACACCGGCCACGAGGGCGGCTGCGGGACCCTGCACGCCAACACGGCGACCTCGGTGCCGGCCCGGGTGGAGGCCCTCGCCCTCGCGGCCGGGCTGGGACGGGAGGCCGCGCACAGCCAGCTGGCCTCCGCGCTCGACGTGGTGGTCCACCTCTCTCGGGGCGGCGACGGTCGGCGGCGGGTGGCCGAGATGGCGCTGGTGGGTCGGGACGCCACCGGGATGGTGGAGTGCCGGTGCGCCCTGCGGGTCGGGCCCGACGGCGTGCTCGCGCGCGGCGTGGCGGCCCGCGAGCTGCTCGACCTGCTCGACGGCGTGCCGGCCGGGGCGTGA
- a CDS encoding LytR/AlgR family response regulator transcription factor translates to MSGAGAPAGQAGPTGLTALVVDDERPALDELAWLLSRDGRVADVLTAGNAAEALVVLATHDVDCVFLDVQMPGRSGLELGEALARAVPAPPVVFVTAHEEHAVEAFDLHAVDYVLKPVRAERLAEAVRRVVEGRGTEAREAEGPAASGADTLIPVELGGVTRFVDRAEVTHVEAQGDYARLFTPTGSHLVRVPLSTLEAEWGPSGFVRVHRSLLVSLAHVTQVRMDAGRCTVLVGAHDPVELGVSRRHTRALRDLLVRRTAR, encoded by the coding sequence ATGAGCGGCGCGGGGGCTCCGGCCGGGCAGGCCGGACCGACCGGCCTGACCGCCCTGGTCGTCGACGACGAGCGGCCCGCCCTCGACGAGCTGGCGTGGCTGCTCTCGCGCGACGGCCGGGTCGCCGACGTGCTGACGGCCGGCAACGCCGCCGAGGCGCTGGTCGTGCTGGCCACCCACGACGTCGACTGCGTCTTCCTCGACGTGCAGATGCCCGGGCGTAGCGGGCTGGAGCTCGGCGAGGCGCTGGCCCGGGCCGTCCCGGCGCCGCCGGTGGTGTTCGTGACCGCGCACGAGGAGCACGCGGTCGAGGCGTTCGACCTCCACGCCGTCGACTACGTCCTGAAGCCCGTCCGCGCCGAGCGCCTCGCCGAGGCCGTGCGCCGCGTGGTCGAGGGCCGCGGCACCGAGGCCCGGGAGGCCGAGGGCCCGGCGGCGTCCGGCGCCGACACCCTGATCCCGGTCGAGCTCGGCGGCGTGACGCGGTTCGTCGACCGCGCCGAGGTGACCCACGTCGAGGCCCAGGGCGACTACGCCCGGCTGTTCACCCCGACCGGCTCCCACCTGGTGCGGGTGCCCCTCTCGACCCTCGAGGCCGAGTGGGGGCCGTCCGGCTTCGTCCGGGTCCACCGCTCGCTGCTGGTGTCGCTGGCCCACGTCACCCAGGTCCGGATGGACGCCGGGCGCTGCACGGTCCTGGTCGGCGCCCACGACCCTGTCGAGCTGGGGGTCAGCCGGCGCCACACCCGCGCCCTGCGCGACCTGCTGGTGCGACGGACCGCCCGATGA
- a CDS encoding class I SAM-dependent methyltransferase gives MNDEQQQPEAVPAPGRPAQAFGAVADAYDRGRPGYPREAATWLTGTRPLSVLELGAGTGKLTAELVALGHDVHATDPDQDMLSRLSLRLPDVRVSEAAAEELPVPDRSVDVVVGAQCFHWFDLDRALPEIVRVLRPGGHVAMVWNERDERIPWVRRLGRILGGTGEPRDWTTLLSTSGLFGFVDETSFGSWQTLDRDRLRDMVLSRSHVRVQDEEERERVLAEALALYDGFGRGWEGLQLPWSARCFRAAVVPRRGADLATGAKDPADDAPAEQAGPGQDAVDPPTDDDTGTLLIDFR, from the coding sequence ATGAACGACGAGCAGCAGCAGCCGGAGGCCGTCCCCGCGCCGGGACGACCCGCACAGGCCTTCGGCGCGGTGGCCGACGCCTACGACCGGGGCCGCCCCGGCTACCCCCGGGAGGCCGCGACCTGGCTGACCGGCACCCGGCCGCTGTCGGTCCTCGAGCTCGGCGCGGGCACCGGCAAGCTCACCGCCGAGCTGGTCGCGCTGGGTCACGACGTCCACGCCACCGACCCCGACCAGGACATGCTGTCGCGGCTGTCGCTGCGCCTGCCCGACGTGCGGGTCAGCGAGGCCGCCGCGGAGGAGCTGCCCGTGCCCGACCGCTCGGTCGACGTGGTGGTCGGCGCGCAGTGCTTCCACTGGTTCGACCTCGACCGGGCGCTGCCCGAGATCGTGCGCGTGCTGCGGCCCGGCGGGCACGTCGCGATGGTGTGGAACGAGCGGGACGAACGGATCCCGTGGGTCCGCCGGCTGGGCCGGATCCTCGGCGGCACCGGCGAGCCGCGCGACTGGACGACGCTGCTGAGCACCTCGGGGCTGTTCGGCTTCGTCGACGAGACGTCGTTCGGGTCCTGGCAGACCCTCGACCGCGACCGGTTGCGCGACATGGTGCTGTCCCGGTCGCACGTGCGGGTGCAGGACGAGGAGGAGCGCGAGCGGGTCCTGGCCGAGGCGCTCGCCCTCTACGACGGCTTCGGCCGCGGGTGGGAGGGCCTCCAGCTGCCCTGGAGCGCGCGCTGCTTCCGCGCGGCGGTCGTACCCCGCCGCGGTGCCGACCTGGCGACCGGCGCGAAGGACCCGGCGGACGACGCGCCCGCGGAGCAGGCGGGACCCGGTCAGGACGCGGTGGACCCGCCGACCGACGACGACACCGGCACGCTGCTCATCGACTTCCGCTGA
- a CDS encoding sensor histidine kinase codes for MRGWRRPHLGTEADRATFWTLHRASLAAPALREGLTTASSERSIRHLRILLGTPALALTDTEQPLAWDGEGRHHLGRSARLARLAVERGQTRVVSGADVTCDEGGCPVRVAVVSPLVVDDVIVGTLQAYAPRSTAGLARAADEVAGWVSGQLALAELDASRNRLMEAEVRALRAQISPHFVYNSLGAIASFVRTDPDRARELLLEFADFTRYSFRRHGDYTTLAEELRSIERYLLLEQARFGDRLRVTLRVAPEVLPVTVPFLCVQPLVENAVQHGLGADDGVGHITITAHDRGQDCVIEVEDDGAGEDPERVRRALAGDASLDSVGLGNVDARLRAAFGDEYGLVVETAPGAGTKVVLRVPKFAPGVQA; via the coding sequence ATGCGTGGCTGGCGGCGACCCCACCTCGGCACCGAGGCGGACCGGGCGACGTTCTGGACCCTGCACCGGGCCTCGCTGGCCGCGCCCGCACTGCGGGAGGGTCTGACCACGGCGAGCAGCGAGCGGTCGATCCGGCACCTGCGGATCCTGCTCGGCACCCCCGCCCTGGCCCTGACCGACACCGAGCAGCCGCTGGCCTGGGACGGCGAGGGCCGCCACCACCTCGGCCGCTCCGCCCGGCTCGCGCGCCTGGCCGTGGAACGCGGCCAGACCCGGGTCGTCAGCGGCGCCGACGTCACCTGCGACGAGGGCGGCTGCCCCGTCCGGGTGGCGGTGGTCAGCCCGCTGGTGGTCGACGACGTCATCGTCGGGACCCTGCAGGCCTACGCCCCGCGCAGCACCGCCGGACTGGCCCGGGCCGCCGACGAGGTGGCCGGGTGGGTCTCCGGCCAGCTCGCGCTGGCCGAGCTCGACGCCTCGCGGAACAGGTTGATGGAGGCCGAGGTCCGCGCGCTGCGGGCCCAGATCAGCCCGCACTTCGTCTACAACTCCCTCGGCGCGATCGCCAGCTTCGTGCGTACCGACCCCGACCGGGCCCGGGAGCTGCTGCTGGAGTTCGCCGACTTCACCCGCTACTCGTTCCGCCGCCACGGCGACTACACCACCCTGGCCGAGGAGCTGCGCTCGATCGAGCGGTACCTGCTGCTCGAGCAGGCCCGCTTCGGCGACCGGCTGAGGGTCACCCTGCGCGTGGCGCCCGAGGTGCTGCCGGTCACGGTGCCCTTCCTGTGCGTGCAGCCGCTGGTGGAGAATGCCGTGCAGCACGGGCTCGGCGCCGACGACGGGGTCGGGCACATCACCATCACGGCCCACGACCGGGGGCAGGACTGCGTGATCGAGGTCGAGGACGACGGCGCGGGCGAGGACCCCGAGCGGGTCCGTCGCGCACTGGCCGGGGACGCCAGCCTGGACTCCGTGGGGCTCGGCAACGTCGACGCCCGGCTCCGGGCCGCCTTCGGAGACGAGTACGGTCTCGTCGTCGAGACCGCCCCGGGTGCCGGCACGAAGGTCGTCCTCCGGGTTCCGAAGTTCGCCCCCGGGGTGCAGGCATGA